The genomic segment TGCCGCTggcttctccaccttctgtGCTCCGTCGACTTCTTCCGGCTTTCGCTATCAGACTGACATCCTAGAGACGCGTGcgcctcctttctttttcgctcggTTTCCACTTACTTTTCGGTGGAGTTTGAGAGGACAGGCGTTGCCTTTTGGGGGCTGTCCACGCCGGTTGTCGACTTGATTTCTTTCGATGTTGActcgcggcttctccgttctctgtgcatgccttcctgtcctctcgctgctcctcagcgtctctgcgtttccgttCTGGCGGCGTTTTGTCTTGGCCCCGTCCAGTCGACTGTTCGTTCTCGTCGCATGTTCACCTTGGGTCTCTCATCCCGCGCACACCGCTTGCggtttctgcctctttctaGATCTCCTTTTGGCCGGGGAGACCCCCGCGTCGGTTCTCGCCCTCGACATCTGCGAGAAACCGATCGGTCACTTTCGCGAGCTTCTGCAGAGGTACGCGAAAGTTCTTCGCAGATAGGCGGCagtcttctgctgctgcgtTCGCGCTGCCGCATTCATCGGCGTCGCGTTTCGTTGTCGCTGTCggcgtctttctctcagcTTGGAGAAGTCCGCTTACGTCTGACTACGGAGCCTCCGCATCCGTTCCACGCTGTCACAGTGAGGTgccgtctccttttcgcatgcgttttgaatgcgttctttctttccactgGCTCCGTGTGTCTGTGGTGGGCCTCCTGAGTTTTCGCGACATTTGCGTTTCTTCATGttcttgctgtctctcttcggcgtctgtttctcgtcgAACCGGCCTTCTCTGTGCTCTCCGGAGACAGGCCTGCCCGTGTCTCCGTTAGGCGAAGTCTCTCTTTGGCCTGCGTCCACATCGCAACTCTGTGTCGTTCCTGAACGAGATGTTCCAGCGTTCGTTGCAGTGGCAAAAGTATTTGGTCCAACGCAGGCAGTATGGTAGAACTTATGGTGCCGTGTCTTGTGTCTCTATACAGCCTACGGCGCGGTCGAGATGTCAAGGCCGGCGACGCTCTCTCcgaagcggaagaggagacgaatgAGCTCGATGTAGACGACGACGTGAGTGCATCCGATCTCcagttttctgtctttctcttaCTTTCACTTCTTCTCAGCATTTCAGCAGTCCCGCTCTCTTCACCAGGCTTCGCCGACCGTGGCGCTGTCGCTTTCTTGTATGGAAGCCCCTTTGTGTCAGGTGCATTTCCTCACTCCTGggcgtctcctttgtctgtcgccttccctcgctttcttcgttctcagTCCACCCGCACTGGTCTGTCACTCTCGCGAGTAGGCTGTGCCCGAGTTCCTCGTTGCCGCATATCTCTGTACcgcggcgccttcttcgtcttctcccccttctcgctctctgatTGTCGGTCCGTTGTAGCGCATTTCTCTTCGCACGCGCCTCAGCGGATCTTCTGTGCATTCACTGGAAACGGCTGCTGgccgcgtttctccactcgtctctcgcttttttttgcCTTCGGCCTGTTCGTTCTCTCACTGCCCTTCATCTCCGTCTGAGTCGCGGCTCCAAACGCCGACGGGGTGCCACAGGCCTTCCTTCCCCGCGCGTCGTTGGCCTCTGTAGCCGTCCATCTTTACCTTTCGAAATCTTGCATCTACGAAATATTTTGTCTCGCGATAGGTCTTGAGAACCTGACTTCCGAACCACCACAACAGGTTGCTCCATCGACGTTCGACAGTCGGTCAGACCCAGCAGTATTTCGCGCTGTGTTGCTCGGCTACCGCAGACTCTTTGCAGAATACTCCAGGGACTGTGTAGGGTGGAGGCTGTGCTATTGATGGGAGGTCTCTCGAGTCTGCCGTCCAAGCTACGTTTCAGGGAAAACGTATAACTAGCAAACGGGGGGGTCGTATACTCCATCGTTTGCTATGTAGAACTCGGCAATAAATGGCCTTCAGATGTCTGAAAGTTACCGGCTGCATGCCAGCCGAAAGGACGCCTTCCAGTTCGTTCAGAGGCAGAACAGTTGTGCCGGGTGATTCTGGTCGTGCGGGGGGGTGCTGGACCGCCGCTCCACCTATCGTTTCTGTACAATGATTAGAAATCGAACTGTCCTCGAATCTCAGGATCGAGATGGCTGTGCCCCGCACAAAACTGTCACGACCTGGTTGGCGGATCGATTAGGCATCCAGCATAAGACATTTCTTCAAGAAATATATCTGAGTTCGAAACTTCTCTTGTCACCTACTAATGCGGCATTTCCACTCCAAACTTCACTCCCTGAAAACCATGAAAAATGCGTGTAACTACTCTATGAGGCGTTAAAAACTCTGTAAGTTCTGTTTGATTCCTCGGTGCAGATCCCCCAGCCGCAGAGCTCACCATGTCGATTTGTTTTTAGATGCTTGACGTCGACATGCAAGGGACGACGCTGGGGGACAGCGGCTTCCAACAGGCAAcgcaggaagacgaggaacttCTGAAAATCGGCGAGAGTTACATGGACGACGAGGCGGCCTCGGGCGGGCTTCGAGAGGTCCTGGAGGCGCAGGAAGCCGAAAGTCGAGAAGTGACTCAAGACGACGAACTTTTTGGCGACGGCGTGGACTTTTTCTGTGACGGGCATGTtggcgacgcagacgacgacagagacggctCCTGGGATCGGCCAAGAGGTGAAATTCGAGAGCGAGATGCCGAAGGCGAACGCATTTTGTATGAGGTAGCAGCCGATGAGTCTAGCGGTAAGGCAAGACAACGGAGCCCGCgatgcgtttttctgcttcatcgttctcgcctcttgCGTTGCTCTTCAACGCTGTTCCCTCACTCtgctgtcttcgtttctctcccgaAGGTAGTATACATCCCAGAATAGGACTGGCTGTAGAAGCAGTAGATGTAAACAAACAACGACAACCAAGTCCTCAGAAGGGTGTGCAGCggctgcctgtctcttccgttgcacatttctttcttcagcgtcgggggtgtgtgttttctgttctgtgtagatcttctctgttttctcttgtacgggtctctgtgtctcttctcctttcgctcgaggcttctctctttcatcATTCTTGTGCTTGGCTTTCTTCGTTGGACCTTCCGCGTAGATCGCCACCCTCTTCGTTTACCAGCAGTTTTTGTGTTGTTCGGCACACACCCAGCGGATGCCACCTAGACGCACCAGGCGGCCTGTGTGTTCCCTCGTTCCTTGCTCGTGTCTGAAGACTCGGTGTTCCCCCGTTCCTTCTGCAGatctttctccgtttctgtcctGCTTTCTTCAACTTCAGCCAGCAGCTGCACGCACCCAAAGTCGTACTCGTTCGATCGCCTCGTCCCCGCCTTCTCGCAGATGCTCGGAGTGCCGGCTGGGGGGCATGGAGCCCAACTAGCGGCGAAGCGGGCCTTCGGGCTGGTGCCTACCGCGGCGGGGTCGCAGGGGGGCGGAGACCCAGAGGGTCGCGAGACCGGCCGGCGGCGAGGCTCAGGGGAGGAgacttcttcctcggggTGTGTTGacttctttcccctctcgGCTAAAGGCAGTGCCGCTGCTGTCGGGAGACCATCAGCGCCGTCTGCGCGACTAACtgtgaaagagagacaactgAGAAAGCAAGAACAGTTCCGAGAAATGCTGGATCCTTTTCGCGTTGACATGTCGAATTTGGACACAAAGAGTGGAGGCCTGCCGCTCGGTTCCAAGTTCCAATGCTGTAAGCCAGCCGAGGGTAGCCGCCTGAGTGACCCCGGTTTTTTTGATACAGGGCCGATAGGCGTAACCCTGTGAGAGACGAACAGATCTTCTTCGTACTGTCAGTCAGCGACGAAGTgccaggaaagagaaggactCCGAGGCGGCGGTCCGGACGAGCGCAAAGAGGCCGTCCGGTGCTCCACCTCCTGGAGACAGTGCGATGGACGGTCCGCGGCATGGCTTCGCATTTCTCCAGGATCGTGGAGTCTGCAACAAAGGGACTCgctgtgtgttttctgcgtcgcgTCGTTTCCAGTTGTAAAACTGCAGCTTCCGGCAAAAAAACGCtgttgtgtctgtgtgtttccttttcagatGTTCCGAAGCCGCAGGAGAATGTAACAGTTGCGGTGAGGAGCCGAATCGCCAGTggcgcttctcgctttcttgttCACAAGCGTTTGTGacggtgtctgtctctgtttctctctccactctctccttctctctctgtgctcgCTACTCGCCTCTCCACGCAGGGGTGTACCTGGGTGTCGTTTGATAAATATCTATCGTGTCATGCGTCTGGACATGCAGACGAGCGGCCTTGGCGGTTTGTCCTGTCGACTTCTGGTTGATGTGTGAAACTGCGTCCGTTCCTTTGTTCCTTGGCCTGTTGGAGTGCAGTCGGACTTTActtcctctccatttctACACTCGCCGCAtctgctcgtctctctcgcaaTGGTTCCCTCCAAGGAGATCCGTCTCCTCCGCCACACGGGTCCGTCTGTGGGCGACGGTTGGGCTCCAGACGGAGCCGGTAACTCCGGCGGGCGAGCGGGGCGAGATCTCGGTCGCGGCGACAGCCAAGCGCCCGACGGACCGTGGGAAGCAACTTTCATCGACGCAGGAGATGACGGAGGTAACGCATATGCGAGAGAACGCACCGAAACCCACCACAGATCTGCAGCTCTCAACCTCACCACAAACGCTTTATTCAACTACATGTCgacttatatatatatatatatatatatcgacaCTCCGTGCGTGTCAACGGGGGTTTGCGCATAGATGTTTTGGTTAAAGTCGCCAGGGCGTTTCTTTCAGTATGTGTGGACAGGTGTGAATTGCAGGCCAAACCTCTCTCGGTTTCACCTTAGCCGGTTgttcttgtgtttctcttctcttttccttgcgACTTTTCCAGGACTCGAAGACGACAGTTTCTGGTCTGCCGCGGCCCATGGGCCGCTGCTGAAAGAAAGCGCACTGGAAgccgcagacgcgaaggcTCAAACGCTTTTGGAGGGCGGCGGGGGCCTTGACCGCGACTGGTCAGATACAGCATGGGCAGGAGGAGAGAATGATCAAGCTTCGTGTAAGCCTTGTCTTACTCTACCTGTTGATAAACGATTTCTTGGCGGGTGTTTTCTTGATTTTCATTGGGGTAGAGCGGCAGAAGACTCTCTGCTACGGTTGTGGCGCAAAGCCTGCCTACGCGCCACGAAGAGCATCGTTCGGGCCTCGTCTGGTTGTCTTCATCTTTGATCTTTTCCACTGCGCTCCAGACGGTCCCTGAGTTTCAGCGGTCTTCGTACGTCCCCATATTCACACGTCTTGAACACCGTATATGATTACAACAGAGATACACATGGTCATCTGGGGTCGTTCGCTTTAGCACAGTGTCTAAACTTGGTGCATTCATGCGTAGCAAGACTGACGGGATTCCAGCCCAGCTTACGCCTttgttctctcgcgtttctttctttttttctgcacattcgcgcatgcagcgtaCATTGCCCACCTTTTCGAGCGGGGCGATGCGGCGAGCCGCGGCGGCGCTGCGGGCCTGTCTCTGGGCGATATCGTCCTGCTGGCGGAGCCCCAGAAGGTGCGAGAGTTTCGGGGACCGGCCGGGGCGAAGACTCTTGAAGCGAGGTTTTCTCAGGGtgggcgcgcatgcaggaaggagacattGCGGATATGCTAACTTCTTTATACCGATCTAACTTGGTTGtagcgaggagacagaagcgaaggactCACTCAGAAGACAACAGTGAGAGCTGAAAAAGAACCCGGCAACGccagaacgcgagagaccTCACCTGTAAGAGAACCACGGCGCAAGCAAGAGATCGAATTTGTATCCTTTGTCTGGAAATCGTCAAACTTCGCAGGTTGGAGTTAGCGAACTTCGCCTGAGCATTCCGTCGCGCTACGTGGACGTAGCTGTGGTGAAAAAGGCACTGAAAACTGCTCTGGGCGTCGTTCCAGATTTCTCTGCTGACCAGGACGCAGAGAACTCGGCGCtcagaagaaagcggaaaCGCGACATGCTAACGGCCCccggcgaggaagagccccaggaagaagacgatgtCGACAGCTGCCTAGACAGCGTAGACGGGGAAACAAAGGAACCGTGCAGAGACCTGGTAGGCTCTCCGTGTATGGGTTTAATGGTAGACTCCACTAGAATCGCTCATGTCGGTAGGACTTATGTATTTGCAATGTTGGGTCTGTACTGACGATACGGTACCTTCTTTATATCCGTCTATATTCGAGGTTCGAAGTGAGCATTTGGCGTCGGGAATCGCGGACTCCCAAAGCACTAAactcggagaagagaaccgtcacatgcatgcatacccTGATAGCAAAAATAAAGACTCTGGATTGGCAACACTCCATCCGCTGCACGCGTCTCCGTCCTGACCGTCCGGCGGTCCCTCGACTGCCCTCAGGGAATCGCCCGCGAGCCTTCGTCTTggttcttcgccttcctgccAGTTCAAATACGGCCGCTGCTGCGCGGGGGCTAATGGTGTCCGTGGCGTTCAGACGGTTGCGCTTTGCtcatacacacacaaatatatatatatatatttatatatatatatatatatatatatatttaaagGGTTTTGTacctgtgtgtgtgtgtgcttgtCCACTGGCTCACGCGTCTGTAAATGCCTTTCGTTCTCCCGTAGGCGCTCTGGAATCCCCGCGGCCGGCGCGACGGTATCGATTTCGAAACACTCTGTGCAGAGGTAACCGAGGGGTCCTGAACAAATAGGCACACGAAGCAGATTCTCGAGAAGCGTTTCCTTGTCGTCAGTCTGTTCAgaggttttctctcctggcACGCTCGTAGGCGGCGTCTTCCGACGCCTTCTATTCATGCAGCGTTTGCTGCCGTCATACGTCCACGCATGCGCAGATGCTTTGTCGCAACAGTGCGTTCGTATAGAGGCGGATGTCGCCTACAGATGCACAGGCATATGCACATCCACGTatacccatatatatatatatatatatatatgagggAGGTGTACGGTGCTGCAGTTTGGCTGCTGTTCACTTTATTTTTTTCAATGACCCGGTACATCCGTTCAGGATTTTGCTCAGCGGCAAGGCGTTGAATGAGGTGGGAAGGTACCCAGAGAAATAATCTGGGTTTAgagtttctgcttcttgcgtttgattttctgtcttgttcaagacgacgaggaagctTCCGTCGACTGAGAAAGCGAACCTCTCCCCCCAGATGTtgtttgtctgtctcctctacACCTGCAATGAAGAAAGTAGGAGCGACATCGAAAGATAGGCTTGCCGGAGACGGCGACAGACTGCCTGAGAGCAGACGACGTTGTGCGAGACGCAActgagcgagaagagaaagactaGAGGGATCCAccgaaggcagcgagaggaacagagacagagagacgacaaCTGCAGTTCAAGAGTTAAGGCGAGACTCCCTGATCGTTATCTAGATCCGGAACGGGCGCAACAGTTCCGTCTTGAGCTGCACGATCGGTGTCTTTGTATCCTCTAAGTTTGCTGGATTACTTTGATCAAGTAGCGTCACAGGCGACGGTGGACCCCGGTCGTCCAGACAGGAAAAGGGAGGTGTTACTTGCGTCGCCTTGTTTGTTTACTGTCCCCTTATGCCGCCCTTGGTGTCCCTGTTGTCTCCAGCACTCCATCTGGAACAGTCTGCAGACTTCTCGTCGTTTTCCGCcttcgtgcatgcgccgacGGACTGGCACATGCGCGACGACGCCGAAGCTGTCCGCGTACTGGACACTGTGAGGCATTACACTCCCCTCGCGCTTCCTGCTGtcccagagaaaaagaagaaagagactctCAGTCTCGAAGCTCCTTCTGCCGAAAGCGCCGCAGACGACGGCGGCGCGGCGGGAGACGCGGACGACGCGCAGAGTCCTGCGAAAAGGCGGGGTGCGCtgggcgacgaagagaggagacagaaacgaaggcgggagggcagaggagggaagcacgaagaaggaaaccggaaaggacacagagacgaagagacgggcagcaagaagcgaagaggcaagaagcgaagaaaggaggacaGCGACGAATCTTCAGACGGAAGTGACGATGAGGAAGCAGCCGCgagcgaggacag from the Toxoplasma gondii ME49 chromosome IX, whole genome shotgun sequence genome contains:
- a CDS encoding hypothetical protein (encoded by transcript TGME49_288930) gives rise to the protein MVARATDGGDTGAPAGSETHPVVRLGFRPDGKRRLSVVSGPASLSTGDGAPSGESRRGVGGTTGASLAGHAPGALARQASSLNSASSSFSSFASSSAFPASLPFSSSANRPGFARPTARAASGAGRALAGRLLVRAFFDDMKTVSMQRINQKNAFQVDLIDRLALVVHQQLVKTDNAVLTDGTDGQAPALLDGASSPDLSSTSELSRTGRGEEGEEGITFTHVSSAVEGATRVYGYRVEAVYDQTYHVLNLMSSSRQGQGGEDAGDGDAAAHPTRRGRHHQQLALFKKGGASTLAPASEITESQIEKDSCVDPYFLKISGMFDQAGAKGLLLANLEVDTSLRMKLDGECRAFPTGVLRNGREKGNAAREETEANHAPEETAEVAEPSVDCAFLRDLLLAGETPASVLALDICEKPIGHFRELLQSLRRGRDVKAGDALSEAEEETNELDVDDDMLDVDMQGTTLGDSGFQQATQEDEELLKIGESYMDDEAASGGLREVLEAQEAESREVTQDDELFGDGVDFFCDGHVGDADDDRDGSWDRPRGEIRERDAEGERILYEVAADESSASSCTHPKSYSFDRLVPAFSQMLGVPAGGHGAQLAAKRAFGLVPTAAGSQGGGDPEGRETGRRRGSGEETSSSGCVDFFPLSAKGSAAAVGRPSAPSARLTVKERQLRKQEQFREMLDPFRVDMSNLDTKSGGLPLGSKFQCYVPKPQENVTVASDFTSSPFLHSPHLLVSLAMVPSKEIRLLRHTGPSVGDGWAPDGAGNSGGRAGRDLGRGDSQAPDGPWEATFIDAGDDGGLEDDSFWSAAAHGPLLKESALEAADAKAQTLLEGGGGLDRDWSDTAWAGGENDQASSYIAHLFERGDAASRGGAAGLSLGDIVLLAEPQKVGVSELRLSIPSRYVDVAVVKKALKTALGVVPDFSADQDAENSALRRKRKRDMLTAPGEEEPQEEDDVDSCLDSVDGETKEPCRDLALWNPRGRRDGIDFETLCAETTRKLPSTEKANLSPQMLFVCLLYTCNEETLHLEQSADFSSFSAFVHAPTDWHMRDDAEAVRVLDTVRHYTPLALPAVPEKKKKETLSLEAPSAESAADDGGAAGDADDAQSPAKRRGALGDEERRQKRRREGRGGKHEEGNRKGHRDEETGSKKRRGKKRRKEDSDESSDGSDDEEAAASEDRDGSC